The genomic segment gggcaaaattatGAGCATTAAgctaatgatgccttaaggatgttttggagaagagttatgacgttccctagattaataatgaagtgataaacaagtgctaagaaggatccataaggattggagatcaaacgaaacgacgggaaccattccggtggaactgtgagttccacgaccatgttccatgGACAGCATCATGATCCACAGACCGTGGAtttgtccgtggaacagccagtagagaagatggctggctggtcgtgaaccacgaccagttccacggccaacactgggttccacggaccgtggaatagCCCCTGGAAGTCCCGCTGACTGAAATTGTTCCAAGcctttaaatgtgatcccacttcatttatttcatttccatcagccttcttcatctctcaagacctctagaaccttctctatatttcatccataagaaaacaaagggaatcaaggatcaacaacaagaaatcaagtgaatcaagtgaaggaaacttcattaaagtcattcaactcaagaaatctcaagaaaggaaaaatagggttttggtggaaaaggtgaattttcatccaaggcttattcctctatcatttaaggtaatttttatggtcttcctatgttgtttgaagtattaataagttgaaacacatggatggtagaagagtatagaaaatgggtcttaaatgggtgaataatgtcattgtggaatagtagttggagtgaatcatgaaaatgaatgcgttgagattataaatgcgttgtaaatgacatttagaacatgaaatgagcatcATATGTGAAAGTACGCTATAATAGACTTTGGTcgtgattttggagaattggagtagaattgtgaaatgtgaataatgtaaatgaatgacgattgttgctagcgatattgtgattgttgttatgaatgttgggagttgatatggaatatggcggaaagtagtataaacaagggaaacgctgcccaattttctttagccttaagaagcgcGTTTCGTAATTACGTAGCTAATgacaatacgaactctcttgaaggtaaagacgcaagcattaaaggagaacgggcaagcaataaaatagttaagcgacgaaggtatgtgaggcttaacccttctttctaaggcatgaatcttatgcatgattttccttcctcttcGTGAATTTCCTACGTTCCAAAAGGTTAaaggcctatgttcatgaatggtcACATGAGATAAGAAATGCGCTATGAATACGAAGATGATAATGCTAAGCTTAACCCTAAAGATCCTAGAGActacgatatgatgtacctatgaagctaatgatgtcgATTATGATCCGTTAATGTCTTTCTCCcgtacactcaccttaagatgtagtccctccaaggtgaaaCATAATGACtacgattattccataatgtagtcgggggtccacgaccttacgtcaccccgacacaacTATACTTGTTTCCAAGTTCTAaggtatgaattgatgatatatgtataatgatattgaATTATGATAGATGCCATGACATGTTCATAAAACGGATGATAgcgatgagtctatgatgatgtatgctgtatgatgacaaatgcatgatGTGTATAGTGTGTGAttccgcgcctaattggccgggcatgtcaccgctaaggcgggccgCATACGATCCCACCGTGTCTGTAGATGgcgcatgtcaccgctaaggtggTGTATGTTACATACTGCCTAgggtcgggcatgacaccactagtgctgcatatgatggttacccggacgcgggttaccgacacgatgatgtatgattgatgtgatgatgcatgtatggaatgatgatgtatatgtgatatgataaggcatacgctatgataatacacatgatatacttatgtatgatgtatgtatatgaaatgtatctacgCTTAATAGAGTACACAGGTTGTctcctcatctcatgacttaagatattcttattatgcttatttcattcctgccttacatactcagtacaatgttcatcGACGTCCGTTTCTTTGGATGTCGTGTTCATACGCCACGAGTGAGCGGGGGAGACGGTGCCAATCCATGGAGCTAGTGGGCGATTcgtgagcactccattttccggaggtgccattgattattctttttggtacatatatgtatctatctatgatttgggcacgacggggtctgtcccgtccatacGTCTGGTActcgtagaggctcgtagatactcatgtgtgggtattatggtcccatggtcctcatgtatatgtatatatatatatatatatatatatatatatatatatatatatatatattattttgatagcgaaGAGaacttatgtttataaaagtaattatgtttcaaatgatgatatatatttccatgaatttgagCGATATTACGAATGAAAGTATATATAAACGAGaacgagtggtgttcggtggttagccccggatacccgtcatggcccgtagcttgggtcgtgacactatagATCACTCAGAAATACAATGTTTATGAAAAGTAAAGCAGAGATCTTGAGAGAATGAGACAAAGGTATAGCTCTTTTGTCTGGTAGAGCCTTCTTAAATAGCTGGCAGCTTGATGTCGTTTTTGGCTGTTGAAATTAAGCAACCCAAGAGATTTGATCCTTGGAAATAGGAATATTGAGGATCCTATATTCCAAGAATAAAGTTAAGTTTGTTGGAGCGAGATTCTTCATTCGTAAAATGCTTTGAGTAACAATTCATGTTCCTTCAAAGGAAGGAAAATCTCCTAGACACGTGCTTGATTTGAGAGCTTTAAGCTTGATTGAAATCGTAGAATATCCTTCCTTGAGCAGATTTGTGTGCTTGATGTAAATCCTCATAATTGCAGTTATCATAAATATGATGTGATCTTGTACTAATCTCCTTGATAGCTCTTCTTCCCTTATTAGCCGCAATCACCTTCAATTATGGCTTGATTGAGTTCTTCCTTTTTAAGACTTGATTGCAGTTGTCATAAATAATTGATGACTTTATTTATGAAGTGATTCCCTTGATATTTTTGCTTTTCTTATTTGGTTTTATTTCCATACCTACACAAGTAATTGTCATCATTAAAACTTGACGctaacaatctccccctttATATGAATGTGTTTGACTGAGTAATTGTACAAGTATGCTTTTAGAAGTTTAGTTGTACAAATATACTTTTCCCTTAATACACAATTTATATTCAGTTTTGACTCAAATGGTCCCATAAGTTTATAAAGAGTTGGTATAACTTTATCGTATATAAAATAATACTGgtataattatgatatatttaCATTATTGAGACACCTTTGGATCGTTGAAAACAGACGAAACGTTTTATCGAATCAACCTTAACGGGATATGGGAAGGCAATTTGTTAGATGTGGAGGATGCTACGCtttttatacacacacacatatatagttCATGCAGGGAAGTCTCGCCATTATCATCAAATTATTTTCTCTAGTCATCCTCCTATTAGAGCTGGTCCTTAAAAAATCGCATGTAAGTAAATTATGCAATATATAGTAGCATAACATGAAATATTCCATTTCTTGACATAATATTTTGAAACTGACTTTTGTGTCTTAAGACTTCAATGTGGACAAGCCTGGACCCTGAGACGTTTCCGCTGCCTTTGTAAAACTTATTCCACTACTGTTGAAATCTTATGCTAGCTATGGTTTGGTTCGCTCATAATAGGGGCATAGGGCAAGTTGAAACAAGGTTGAGACAATATTATTTATGTCACGACACTACCCAATTCGCTTGTGACTGACACGTACATAGTTGTTGACAACTGCAGGATTCAAAGCCACATGATAGGAAGAGCTATCGTTTTGTACCAAGCTTTTGTATGTATGTGGGTCCACGTACTGCACGTGATTAAATACCTTATGTTTGAGAATTCCATCTATTTTGTCACACATGGGCTGGAAATACTCCATGATTGTATGCTTAAAGGATGTTTGATCGATACTAGCTCATTCTTGTACTATAAGCAAGAAGTTCAACCGACTTTCAAATtttaagggatcattttcaAAGCCTCCTTTTGTTTGCTATTTCATTCAAAAAATATATGGAGTGAGAGGATTGGATCGAGTCATGTAGCCGAAGAGAGCAACTCAACGTTACAAGAGCTTTGTGCGAGTCAATACGACTATGAGGCTCAAATACAAAAAGAAGGAACaggataattacatttttggactTCCCAAAAGATTAATAACTAGTGAATATAATAaatgtacatatgtatacatattatacttataatatacataatcggTATATTTTGGCTAGGCCCGTAATTAGTTTAGGCCAAGGGGCCAAAAATCAAAATAGCCCAAGAGAAACccacaaagaagaaaaagtataCCTATGAAatgcaaaaataaattaaaagaaaaacagaTGTATCACAGAGAGAAACAAGGAAAATTTCCGAGAGAGGCTGCAAACCCTTCTCTCCTCATTTTCTTAATTCCCTTTGGGATTTTCTCTCTGGAGAAAAtctccaaaaaatttaaaatgacgACTTACGGCACGATAGCAACGTCACCATCATCAGAGATGGAAAATATGAGATCAGGTGATCTCCTTCTAGGCATGCGCCGCCCCTGGAAAGAAATGCTCTCTTTCTCCCTCCCTGAAAGTTCAGGTGACGCTATTTTACGTATCAAAGAAAATTCTTCCTATTTCCACATGAACTACGTTATCATTATCCTTTTCGTGATCTTCTTAAGCCTCTTATGGCACCCGGTTTCTCTCATTGTATTCCTCATCACGTTAGCTGCATGGCTCTTCCTTTATTTCCTTCGCGATGACCCTTTGGTAGTTTTCGGGTACATTGTGGATGAACGTGTGGTTTTGACGGTCTTGTCAATATTTACGATGGTTTTGTTACTCGCGACATCCACCAAGAATGTGGTGGCAGGGGTAGCTGTTGGGGTGGCCATAGTGGTGGCTCATGGAGCGATTAGGAGGACTGACGATTTGAGATTTATGGATGAGGAGGAACTAGGTGGTGGTGGTCAATGGCCTACCAAGGTGCACTTGAAAGATActgcttcttcttcattttcttcctgaTGTAATTCATGACCTTcatctcattttctctattATATTGACGGCTAACTCATTCATTCTTAATCCACCTCTAAGTCTATTGATAACGGAAGCtatattcttaaattttgtttttcattatTATACCTTGgtaaaggtgcaaatatacccctcaagtttgcgatttagagcattTATACCCCTCGATACAAAAGTGGTttatatatacccctgccgttacaaaatgatgcaaatatatccttttcGCTGATcggagttttaaaaaaaattatttaggttattttttaattaaaaaaataccacgtgactttaaaaaaaagtctacccatttttttttttttgagtagacatacttttctaaagccacatagtaGTTTTTTTATGATGGGTCGGGTctagttcgtttaaaaaaatgggtagacttatttttttttaaagtcacggagataatttttttaaacgaaaCATACCCGACCCATCGAAAacaaaaaattactatgtggctttagaaaagtatgtctGCTAAAAAAATGgatggacttttttttttttttaaagtacgtggtatttttttaattaaaaaataatttaaatgattttttttaaaaactccCGTGAGCAAAAagagtatatttgcactattttgtaACAGTAGGGATATATTTGCAtattttgtaacggcagggatatatttgcactattttgtaACGACAGGGGTATAAATACATCACTTttgtaacgaggggtatatctgctctaaattaGAAAGTTGAGGGATATATTTGCGCCTTTGCCCTTATACCTGTAAAATTAGCGGCGGATTGAGCTTTTCCTCCGATACATATCGAAATATGATTTTGAAATACGTTCTAAGAGTGGATCCTATCTTGTGCGGACGAGCTGGTGGGGTTGCATCATTCTAGCATTTGTAAAACGATTTAAGTACCAATGTTGTGATATTTTCTATAAAGAGAGAAATCATATATTTTGGAATCCTTTTTTAACTTTAAGGTAATACTCGATTATGTAAATGGTGAATTCTCTATCGTTTATTGCTCTAACGTAATTTGAGAAGGATGTTTACTGGATTCTATTAAAATCGTTGAATCGCTTATGAACCATGATTTGAGatgacttttgagaatttatTTGATGTACTAAATATTTTGGGGTTACTATTTGAGACAACCGACACTGGTTCAAATATTGAATTCGTAACCATGGAACTATACATATCGGTGTAGGACACACTCCACGGCTATGTCGAGGTTTGATGGTAAAGTCCCGCGGCCCATTGAGAGGGAAAATGTattgggaagaaacaagcaataaccaaattacACGACGAGGTAACAGTGGAAGACATACCCAAGtcaaaacttcccacactatttgaaccaagagaagacaataaacactagcacaaatggaaatACGGAtaacaactataccaacaataaaatagcaaagcaagcaaaaataaattgaatgcaagagacaccaaatttacgtggtaaaaccccttcaaggtgaagatgaaacatccacgggacctctgacccacaaaagctccactataatcaacaagagttacaataATGTTCTCCAAATGACTACAACATCAACGCCAAGCAAGGAGCAACAATACctaaaagatagcaccaaaactattaaagaaaggagagaaattgCCCCTGAAAACGAGCTATTGTTCGTACTCGAAAACTGGAGCTACAGACCACAAAATCCAATCTGCACCATTGAAATTgaagaaccagatgttgagaacccccAGTTCAAATTTGAGAACGATCCACCAGTTAACGAATCGGCAAACGCATTTTGAAGTGGACTACTGTAGTTGATTTTCAATGTGCGAAAATCGGCACTTCTCTCTCAagttttctctctatatggctgctatgaattcactcttgtgttctgAAATAAGACCTAagttgatcctatatatagtgAATTTTAGGACAAAAGTGGGCTAGTCCAAATTGGAgtgggttttattaatccaaatccacataggaagggaaaacaCAAAAACCCAACAATTCTCCCTCTCCCGACTATGTGGAGGAAACCGACATCTGGGCGATCATGCAACACTCTTCAAACTTCCCTCTTGCAAAGCTTTAGTCAACATATCCGAACCATTATCATCGGTGTGAATCTtctcaagttcaagaaacttaGAATCCAACACATCTCTAATCCAATGATATCTCACATCAATATGTTTCGACCTACCATGAAATTTAGAGTTCTTGCCAAGATGAATAGCACTTTGACTGTCGTAATAAAGCACATACCTCTCTTGAGCAAAGTCAAGTTCCTTCATAAATCTCTTCATCCAGAGCAACTCTTTACAAGCTTTAACGGCAGCAATAAGCTCAGCTTTTGTAGTAGATAGAGCAACACATTTTTGCAACCTAGATTGCCAAGACACAGCTCCCCCTGCATAAGTAATCAAGTAGCCTGAAGTAGACTTGCGAGTATCAATATCACCGGCCAATCTGAATCGGTGTAACCACAAAGAATAGGCTTCCCTGTCCCAAACCACAAACTCATACTAGAAGCGCAACAAAGATATCTCAGAATCCAGTTCACAGCATTTCAATGCTCTCTTCCTGATTAGAAAGAAAATGGCTGACAATACCAAAAGCATGAGAAATATCTGGTCTTGTACAAATCATCGCATACATCAGACAGCCAGTGGCTGAAGCATAATGAAATTTCTTCATACCTTCCTTCTCATCCTCATTCGAAGGACACTGCTTCATGCTCAATTTGAAGTGCATAGCTAAAGATGTACTGACAACCTTAGTTTTCTCCATGTTGAACCTGCGAAGTACTTTCTGAATGTACTTCTCTTGTAATAACCACAACTTCTTGGccttccttttttcttcactATCCATGGCCTCATCAAAACTTTCAGGTTCTCCCCCGTCAATCAAAAGTATAAACTCATTGGGAGAATAACAAGATGAAGGTACTTTCTTTCTAGTAGATCTTCTGAGAGAACTCTCTGGAGTATCAGTAGCAGTGGTTCGGTTGCTGTCCAACCACATCATCTTCCACTagagcatcaacaacatcatgctAGTCATTCTGAACATGATCACTATCTTCATTATCACcttgatcttcattattttgaagattttcttctGGTGCAATACTCATAGGAACTGGATCAATATCAACTAAGCTTTCCTTTGCTCTGAGAATCAACCTTCTCAGCTTTGTCAATATCTTCAATTGTCTGGTCTTCAAAGAACACAACATCACGGTTTCTAACGAGTTTCTTCTCAACTGGATCATAGAAACGATAGCCAAATTCGTCATGaccataaccaatgaagataCAGTGCCTAGTTTTAACTTCCAGCTTTGACCTCTCATCTTTAGGAACATGCACACCAGCCTTACACCCGAAGACTCTCAGATGAGCATAAGAGATATCCTTACCCAACCAAACTCTGTCAGGGACATCACCATCCAAAGTAACAATAGGAGATAAATTAATAAGATAAGCATCAGTATTGAGTGCTTCTTCCCAAAATGAATTTGGCAACTTAGCATCtgaaagcaaacatctaaccctCTTAACTAGAGTTTTGTTCATCCTCTATGCTAAACCATTTAACTGAGGAGTCTTTGGAGGAGTTTTCTGATCTTTGAATACCCTGCTGTCTACAATAATTATCAAAAGGACcaatgtatttaccaccattgTCTAAGCAGATGCATTTTAGTTTATTCCTTGTCTGTCTCTCAACCAAGGCCTGAACT from the Lycium ferocissimum isolate CSIRO_LF1 chromosome 11, AGI_CSIRO_Lferr_CH_V1, whole genome shotgun sequence genome contains:
- the LOC132037718 gene encoding PRA1 family protein F1-like, producing MKCKNKLKEKQMYHREKQGKFPREAANPSLLIFLIPFGIFSLEKISKKFKMTTYGTIATSPSSEMENMRSGDLLLGMRRPWKEMLSFSLPESSGDAILRIKENSSYFHMNYVIIILFVIFLSLLWHPVSLIVFLITLAAWLFLYFLRDDPLVVFGYIVDERVVLTVLSIFTMVLLLATSTKNVVAGVAVGVAIVVAHGAIRRTDDLRFMDEEELGGGGQWPTKVHLKDTASSSFSS